The following proteins are encoded in a genomic region of Spirosoma sp. SC4-14:
- a CDS encoding LytTR family DNA-binding domain-containing protein, whose amino-acid sequence MIRAIAVDDEPPALRVLSNFCNRIDFIDLQKTFFRAHEALDYLASFPVDLLFLDINMPAISGLDFHKILPQPTLVIFTTAYAQYAVEGFSLNAVDYLLKPFTFERFEQAASKARDAYQFRQFQNEQEKPACLYVRADYRLYQIPLSDILYIEGLDDYIKIHREQDKPVVCRMTMKAILQQLPETGHSSERFIRVHRSFIVPMNRIEAVRNKTILLPGHEIPIGGSYETNFFQQYGG is encoded by the coding sequence ATGATTCGAGCCATTGCTGTCGATGATGAACCGCCCGCCCTTCGGGTACTCAGTAACTTCTGCAATCGAATTGACTTTATTGATCTACAAAAAACGTTTTTCCGAGCCCACGAAGCCCTCGATTATTTGGCCAGTTTTCCGGTCGATTTGCTGTTTCTGGATATTAACATGCCTGCCATATCAGGGCTCGATTTTCACAAAATTCTGCCGCAACCAACCCTGGTTATTTTCACCACCGCTTATGCCCAATATGCAGTTGAAGGGTTCTCGCTCAATGCCGTCGATTATCTGCTAAAACCCTTTACGTTTGAGCGGTTTGAACAGGCAGCCAGCAAAGCCCGTGATGCCTATCAGTTCAGGCAATTCCAGAACGAGCAGGAAAAACCTGCCTGTTTGTATGTTCGGGCCGACTATCGGCTTTATCAGATTCCACTCTCCGACATTCTATATATCGAAGGACTGGACGATTATATTAAAATTCATCGTGAGCAGGACAAACCGGTAGTTTGCCGTATGACGATGAAGGCAATACTTCAGCAACTTCCCGAAACTGGCCATAGTTCCGAGCGTTTTATTCGGGTGCATCGGTCTTTTATTGTTCCTATGAACCGTATTGAAGCCGTACGAAACAAAACGATATTGCTGCCAGGTCACGAAATTCCAATCGGAGGTAGTTACGAAACCAACTTTTTCCAGCAATATGGCGGGTGA
- a CDS encoding intradiol ring-cleavage dioxygenase, producing MERKEFLKRGFGSLLGIAAIMPTVNGCKSTEVDPTTTTSTDGTSTSTGSTNGSSSGNCSVTPTETEGPFPTKSPANFVRNDIRDDRTGVAFTVNITIKNANSSCAALSGALVDIWHCDKDGYYSEYGGTGMQSVNFTSVDFLRGRQTTDSNGLVSFTSVFPGWYSGRAPHIHVHIYNSSGKSLLVTQIAFPYDITNTVYTTGQSYGYTKGAQDTKNESDNVFSDGFTTELATVSGSLSGGYTLTHTIVVSA from the coding sequence ATGGAGCGCAAAGAATTTTTGAAACGAGGTTTTGGTAGCCTACTAGGCATAGCTGCTATTATGCCAACTGTAAACGGATGCAAAAGCACCGAAGTCGATCCAACCACCACCACATCGACCGATGGCACGAGCACCTCAACGGGCTCGACCAACGGGAGTTCGTCCGGCAACTGTTCAGTTACACCAACCGAAACAGAAGGTCCTTTCCCAACCAAATCGCCAGCCAACTTCGTTCGCAACGATATTCGCGACGATCGGACTGGCGTTGCGTTTACCGTTAATATCACCATCAAAAATGCGAACAGTAGTTGTGCAGCCCTATCGGGTGCCCTGGTCGACATCTGGCATTGCGATAAAGATGGCTATTACTCCGAATACGGCGGAACGGGTATGCAAAGTGTAAATTTTACTAGTGTCGATTTTTTGCGTGGCCGTCAGACAACCGACTCAAACGGTCTGGTATCGTTCACTTCTGTTTTCCCTGGCTGGTACTCAGGACGGGCTCCGCATATTCACGTGCATATCTACAACTCTTCGGGTAAATCGTTGTTGGTTACCCAGATTGCTTTCCCTTACGATATTACAAATACGGTTTATACAACCGGGCAGTCGTATGGTTATACCAAAGGAGCTCAAGACACGAAGAACGAAAGCGACAACGTATTTTCGGACGGATTTACGACTGAGTTAGCTACCGTATCGGGTAGCCTTTCTGGTGGGTATACCCTCACGCATACAATTGTAGTAAGTGCATAA